CTCGTTGGTACAATTACAACAACATAGCTTGATAGAGTTTGCTCAGAATATTCTGGAATATTAGAGCAAAGTCATTATGGAATGTCAGAGATAACAGAATACAATTGTTTATGTATAATTTACTCTGGAAGACTTCTAATGCTGACTAACTTTAATAGCTAGATTTTGAAAAGCCTTACCTCGCAACACTACACTTAAAGCAACTTTCATATCGTTTAAATTGGCCGTCATATAGTTTAAAGCTTCTGTCATAATTTAAAGCATCTGTCGTATTGTTTGCAGACAACGTTCACGCTGTTCAGAATGCATGTTTTGCAAGCCGGTAATGAACAGTTATCACTCCTTTATTATGTAACTTTTCCCATAATAATATGCTGAATAAAAGGCTAACTAAAGAAGATGCTGTCAGATAAAGTGACCTTTGGATGATATTACTGGGTAGAGCAAGACACAGATACAAGTCAGGTTACAAGTCAAAGCAGCCCTATTTATTTGAAGAGGTTTTGTTCATCACATTAGTATCGACAGGTTTTGTTTGTCACTATCATATTTGTATGATAACCTTCAATGTCATTTAAAGCCACTTATCTTtgcattaaatgtttttcagtcTGTCTGAACATCATGTAAAATCTCCTGGTATGATGGTTTGTCTAAGCACACAGTGTTGAAAACATGTGAAATCGATGAAAGATTAACTGTATGTTCTGTTAGAGTGTAGCAGCCTCAGACTGTCTTGAAAAGCCCAGACATGATGTAGTCAGTGTGGTTTCCATCTATGAGGCCGTTGCCATTGCTATGGATGAACCAGCAGGGAACCAAATCACCTTTCCTGATATGTGAGTGGAAGTCCCTCTGCCAGCCCCTGTTGAAACACAGCAATGATGAGCAACCATGTAAAACCCCTgcactttgtctctgtctgtgtgtgtcttacttaCCTAGTAACTGTAAGCTCGTGTCCCTTCACCAGCATGGTCGCATCTGGTTTCTCTGGCTCCTCTCCTGGGCGCAAGTCTCTCACCTCAAACTGCACCCCATGGTAAAACTGACCTGCAAAGGGACAACGCTATGCATTTAAACAGATCAGAAACACAGGCTATGTTTTCAAGCACACTGCAGAGAAAAATATTTCATCTGGCCCTGAAAAAGACAGTCATGTGGTGCCCCCTGGTGGCcagcagggagagaggaggtaaCTGTCCTACTTAGAAGGCCATGGACGGTTGAGAAGAAGAGAGGTGACTGCCCTACCTAGAAGGCCATGGACGCTTGGGGAGCGGAGGTGACTGTCCTACCTAGAAGGCCATGGACGcttggggagaggaggtgactgTCCTACCTAGAAGGCCATGGATGcttggggagaggaggtgactgTCTTACCTAGAAGGCCATGGATGcttggggagaggaggtgactgTCCTACCTAGAAGGCCATGGACGCATGCGGAGAGGAGGTGACTGTCCTACCTAGAAGACTATAGACGCCTGGGGAGAGGAAGTGACTGTCCTACCTAGAAGACTATAGACGCTTGGGGAGAGGAAGTGACTGTCTTACCTAGAAGGCCATGGACGcttggggagaggaggtgactgTCCAGGGTGTAGAAGCCCAGATAGTCCTGGTGGTACGGGTGCTGCTTCCACACCTTGTGTAGGATGACCAGAAACCGTACTGAGTCCCTGAGGGTGACAGTCAAGCTGCGGTCCTTGGTCACCTCCAGGTCGACACTGTTGTAGGGGAAGAGGGAGATAAAGGTGGTTTCACTGCGGCCACATAACCACAACAAATACAATACTGAACCATCAATCCTTGGCCAAATCAGTGCGACCATTTCATATGTGCAGACTTTGAAATAGATTCAGTAGTTCATGGTAAGAAATAGGCACTGCTGGCTTGCTTAAATTACCTGTTGTTATGTTGTCTTTAACATTATTTGGTATAGGCTTACATTTATTTAGAAGAAATATTTTCCCTTACTCAATGTTAAGAAAATAGCATAATGATATTAATATTTACAATGTCTTaacttttaaaattatataacTACAAAAGGTGTCATATGATAGGTACTTTAAGATGAATATttttaacaaatacaattaatttgaataatttctgtttgtctgtatgtctctctctcttccctctctctgtcattatCTCAAAGGAgctttattcattcattcattaattgATTAATCCTTTTTCTCTGCAGGATCAAAAGATTCTGGCTTAATCTCCTGGCTGGCTTgtcattatataattatttctttattttttactgcatttcgttgtagtcattatttaatgacaataaagttgaatctaaactAATTATGATGTAATATTTGCCTTAGAGCCTCAGATGTTATTGGACCTCAACTCACACATCAGAACAGGATTCAAACTAGAGCAACAAAGGGAAGTGCAGGAACATatagatttaaaatatatatatatatttgcacacTAAAgaagtggattttttttttatggtggaAAACAAATTTGTAGGTCCATATAATTTCTACATAATTTTGAAATAGTTGTAGACGTTcaagagtgttttttttttatctcatgcGTTTGCATAATGCAAAGGTGGAGTGGACTTACTTGGCTCCCTTTAGAGAGGCTGTGTCTGACCAGTAGAACTTGGCCTGTTTGCCATCCTGGGACACCGTGATGTCCTGAGTAGTCACCTCCAGTCTCACCCCCAGTGCCTGGTGTACGATGCCAAGGCGACCAAAGTAGGTGTTCATTTTGCCATTAGGTGCCACCTTCTTATCTCCAATGGTCTGGCCATTGACTAAAACACCTGTAAGGCACCATGGGATAGATCcaagctgttgttgttttgattgAATGGTTCAGGATTTAGTTTTGatgtttgtcatgttttggtTTCGTACCTTGTGACATTCAGCAGTGTTACTGTCCAAGACTGGTCAATTTCAAATAATCCATACAACTCCCAAAGCTGTACCTATTCACGgtactgtaataaaatgtatttcatgaaaATCTCTGCTTCAGACCATCATTGAGTTGTGAACACCTACCTCCCAGGGGGTCTCTCACGAGGCTGAAGATGGTACCAGGTTTGTCGTCTATGTTAAAGCACAGTGCATCCTCCCGTCCTGGAAACTCAATGATGAAATGAGGATCTCCATCCACTGAAACAACAGATTGTTCTAGTTGGACAGATTTGACTGAGGCTCAGCACATCCAAACATCGGATCACCCTCAAAGCTGTTATGTTGCCTGACAACATGTTGGTCAGTGAAAAGTACAAATAGTGTAGCGTGTGAATGGACAGTTCCGcctaaaaacaaatctgaatgAACCAATGTGTGAGAGGAGGGTCACGGTGAATAAAGGCGAACTCACCATAGTATATGGGGGAGCTGGACATATATGTTCTTTGGTTGTGGTGAACAGGTACACTTCCATGatctgaaaatgtacaaatcaggttttttgtttttttttatgtatagaTTTACTCTGAATATCACAGGGTGTTGTTATACTATGCAATCTCATCCGATCACACATTGTGGCTCAGCCTTCTGTGTCATACACTGAGTTGACCTGGTGTAATGACGTAAAAGGCCATTCAGAAGTATCCAGTTCGGTCAATTAATGGAAGATGCTTACCATATTTCTGACTTTTCACCCTTTCATCTGTCAGACAGTAGCAGGACAGAAAAACAGTGAGACACAAACTACTGTCAAACAAGGACTTCCATAACCGCTAAGATCAAGAGGCCAGATGTACTGGGGCCCACTGGGCCTCGTACCTTCAGTCAGCTTGTCGGCTATCAGTGGGTCCTCCGGCCCCTTCTCAGTCTCTGGTTTGGTGACCACCATTGACGTCAGGGGAGTGACAAAGTTGTATCTCAGAGACATCTCCAGTGCCTGGGCAGTGGCATTGGCCTTCTCCTCTTCAGTGCCCGTCTCTCTGACAGCCAGAGAGGATGGAGAATGATTGCATTCGTTTTAGGTTCAGGTTTAAATAGCATTTCATGGGCAGAAAAGAATGAAATGCTTACACATTCTTtaccaaacaaaatgtatgataaAAAAGCTAAGATCGCAAGCATCACTTTGTGTTTGGCAAGCGATATCCAACCTTTAATGGCATGAGAAGTACTTCAGAACtacttttatttttaaccaATGAGTAGACGCTCTTATCTAGACCAATTTACACtagtgaatgcatacatttttatttattgacaGTAGTTTGTGGGCACCCAGTGTAACCAACAGCACATCCTGGTGGCGAAACACCATTACAACCAAAACATAGTTGTGTGTACAATATTAATGATTGTTTTAGCTTTCAAATGAACACATTCTTCCACTCTCCACTTCTTTGCCTAAGTCCTTAGGTTACAAGAAAAAGCACATATTCTGCCAATATAGCTGGTAAAACAATTCTTAATAAACTGCTCTTTAAAGGAGTGTTCTatataatcacattttatttcaaatgctCTTATAAAAGATACAGTTGTTACAGTATACTTctgcattttcaaataaaataaataaatcctaaAGTTGGTTATTAGGTAAAAATGGCTACACAAGCAGTGATCCAACACTTGcatgacagacagacccacaatGTTGCATTAAATAGATAGCCGTTAAGTGATTTCACTGACCTCTTGCTCAATAAGTCTTGGATGGTGAGGTAGGCCCAAAGACGCTCAGTGAAATCCCCAAAGATGTACTCCTGTTCAGGATACAGCAGGTCCCAATCCTGGGCACTGGCCTGGCTCTTGACACTAAAGTCTTCTtcaaactgaaaaaaaagaaaggaagagagaaatagaaagaatGTAAAAggcagtaagagagagagagagagcaaagcaTTAGTTGGGTTGAGTaccagagtaaaaggatgagaGCTCATTGCCCTTCAGGTGGAATGATATCCATCTGTATCTCCATTTTTTAGCCATTATTGAGGTGTAGTGTTATAGGCCGGTCTGTTCCTCACCGCCTGTGCAAAAACTTCCACCGGGAAGTTATCCAGGCTATTGTCCGAGAGCCGGCCAGCTACCACAATCTCTGAGCCGTTGAACAGCTGCTTGTAGTGACTGGTGGTCAGAGAGTTAACCAGGTCGTCAGGATAACGCAGGTCGAcctcagagaggagaggagtggacaCTTCTTTGTAGAAACCCTGAGACACAGGCACACGTCACCTTGAGATGTGGCCAACATTCTTTTCTACAGTGTTTCATCAATAATGCCAACAGGGAGGATTTGTGTTTGACCTAACAACAGCCTATGGTAAAGAATTCAGAAATACTGAGAGGTGGTTTGTCAGTGATGTGGTATAACCAGAAATGGTCCGAAAAGTTTGCCTGGCTACCCAAACTTGATCTGGCCAAACGTTGCGCCACCACCCAGGGATGGTAGAGGCAGGGAGTCTGGATATGAACATGCATGtacaaaatcatttaaaacatcCTGGTTTGGTCAAGCGGTCTGAGACACGGCCTGTGATACACATAAGCTGCAGCATGGGCTCATTCCGGTCTGATGCTACTGAATAACACACACCTCGGTCTTTTCATTATCTCTACATTATCTCTACATTATGTCTCTACATTATCCATAGAAACATACAATGTCCCTATACAGCTTGTAGAAGCCATTTATGCTTATTGTtgggcttttattttgttttgtttggacaCCGGGTGACAGTGATTTTAGATGCACACTTGGTTGTATATAGGGGGCATAGGTGACAGGAAGTAGTAGACAGGTAGGAGGAGCGCAAACAGTTCTCACCAGACCACAGAGCACAGACCACAGAGCACTGACAACAGAGCACCACAGATTAGAGTCAAGAGAATAAGTCAACCggtatgtttatttgtttggtaCAATTTACTACAATAAACCACCACCAACTTCAATTGCAATATTCTCTGCaaggtctttgtgtgtctgcgtcAAAAACTTCACTCCTACCCGTCCTGAATGGTAAAGCTAAAGGTACAGCAAGCAAAGATTGCCATTACACAGCTTTTTATCTACactaacctaaaggattattaggaacaccatactaatactgtgtttgaccccctttcgccttcagaactgccttaattctatgtggcattgattcaacaaggtgctgaaagcattctttagaaatgttggcccatattgataggatagcatcttgcagttgatggagatttgtaggatgcacatccagggcacgaagctcccgttccaccacatcccaaggatgctctattgggttgagatctggtgactgtgggggccatttcagtactgtgaactcattgtcatgttcaagaaaccaatttgaaatgattcgagctttgtgacatggtgtattatcctgctggaagtagccatcagaggatgggtatatggtggtcattaagggatggacatggtcagaaacaatgctcaggtaggccgtggcatttcaacaatgcccaattggtactaaggggcctaaagtgtgccaagaaaacatcccccacaccattacaccaccaccaccagcctgcacagtggtaacaaggcatgatggatccatgttctcattctgtttacgccaaattctgactctaccatctgaa
This sequence is a window from Esox lucius isolate fEsoLuc1 chromosome 17, fEsoLuc1.pri, whole genome shotgun sequence. Protein-coding genes within it:
- the itih3a gene encoding inter-alpha-trypsin inhibitor heavy chain H3a isoform X2 gives rise to the protein MEIEGQTYVGNVKEKEKAKKQYEKAVSTGQTAGLVKASGRKMEKFSVSVNIAPNSNVTFIMTHEEMLKRKLGQYEIVTRVKPKQLVQQFEIVADIYEPQGIAFLDAYGTFITNDLLPLVEKTVTDKKAHISFSPTLDQQRKCPGCDGTLIDGDFIIKYDVERTVTIGDVQIVNGYFVHFFAPSDLPRVPINVMFVIDRSGSMMGNKISQTREAMLTILDDLHEDDYFGIIVFDSTILEWKDSLTKATKENVIQAKTFVSRINPSGMTNINYALMESVKMLKKERQDRKQSERSVSMIILLTDGMPNVGESSVDKIQENVRNAIRGNMSLFCLGFGDDVEYSFLDVMARQNKGLARRIYEGSDATLQLQGFYKEVSTPLLSEVDLRYPDDLVNSLTTSHYKQLFNGSEIVVAGRLSDNSLDNFPVEVFAQAFEEDFSVKSQASAQDWDLLYPEQEYIFGDFTERLWAYLTIQDLLSKRETGTEEEKANATAQALEMSLRYNFVTPLTSMVVTKPETEKGPEDPLIADKLTEDERVKSQKYDHGSVPVHHNQRTYMSSSPIYYVDGDPHFIIEFPGREDALCFNIDDKPGTIFSLVRDPLGGVLVNGQTIGDKKVAPNGKMNTYFGRLGIVHQALGVRLEVTTQDITVSQDGKQAKFYWSDTASLKGANVDLEVTKDRSLTVTLRDSVRFLVILHKVWKQHPYHQDYLGFYTLDSHLLSPSVHGLLGQFYHGVQFEVRDLRPGEEPEKPDATMLVKGHELTVTRGWQRDFHSHIRKGDLVPCWFIHSNGNGLIDGNHTDYIMSGLFKTV